A genomic segment from Candidatus Aenigmatarchaeota archaeon encodes:
- the glmS gene encoding glutamine--fructose-6-phosphate transaminase (isomerizing) codes for MCGIIGYIGRREAFSILISGLQRMEYRGYDSYGFCVLDRNANPHLFRRVGKVSDLDKSLPVGTHSGNLGIAHTRWATHGEVTEKNAHPHTDCKNNVFVVHNGIIENYKYLKDGLVQEGHKFSSDTDTEVVAHLIEKFFSGNLEIAVRKALNCIKGTYGLAAICRQDPGKIVAARCGSPLLIGIGEKELLVASDPAAVIAHTRKVIYLNEGEMSILTPESHFIFTERPFREIEWKLADVERGVHPHYLLKEILEQPESIKNCLRGRLMPEEGRAQLGGLKNFEERLKEIERIYVVACGTARHAGLIAELMFEEYAGITTKVDVSSEFRYRKSTIDRKSAMLAISQSGETADTLAAIRDAKAKGILTLGITNVIDSTQARETDAGLYTHAGPEISVASTKAFTTQLAVLSLMTLYLGRQRGLSREDGRKITLELEKIPQLVQQTINNCSSMRVLAEKYKGFENYLYLGRKYSYPVAREGAHKIKETAYVHAEGCRGGEPKHCELALVSEKFPCVCVVPSDSVYRKMISNMEEVKARKGRILAIATEGNNEIKTIADDVLYIPKTIEMLTPILSTIPLQLFSYYAGVARGCEIDKPKNLAKSVTVE; via the coding sequence ATGTGCGGCATAATTGGGTACATAGGCAGAAGGGAGGCATTTTCAATCCTTATATCGGGGCTTCAGCGCATGGAGTACCGGGGATATGACAGCTATGGCTTTTGCGTGCTTGACCGGAATGCCAATCCCCATCTATTCAGAAGGGTCGGAAAGGTTTCGGATTTGGATAAAAGTTTGCCTGTCGGAACTCATTCGGGGAATCTTGGCATTGCGCATACACGATGGGCAACCCATGGTGAGGTTACAGAGAAAAATGCCCACCCGCACACGGACTGTAAAAACAATGTTTTCGTTGTCCATAACGGGATAATTGAGAATTACAAGTATTTGAAAGATGGACTGGTCCAGGAAGGCCACAAATTTTCTTCCGATACCGATACAGAAGTCGTAGCACACCTTATAGAGAAGTTTTTCAGCGGAAATCTTGAAATTGCGGTAAGAAAAGCGTTAAACTGCATCAAGGGAACATATGGCTTGGCGGCAATATGCCGGCAGGACCCAGGCAAGATTGTTGCAGCGCGCTGCGGAAGCCCCTTGCTGATAGGTATCGGGGAAAAAGAGCTCCTTGTTGCCTCTGACCCTGCTGCAGTGATTGCCCATACAAGGAAAGTAATCTATCTTAATGAGGGCGAAATGTCAATTCTTACTCCGGAAAGCCACTTCATATTTACCGAGAGGCCTTTTCGGGAGATAGAGTGGAAACTGGCAGATGTGGAGAGGGGCGTCCATCCACATTATCTGCTAAAGGAGATACTGGAGCAGCCGGAGAGTATCAAAAACTGCCTTAGAGGCCGGCTTATGCCAGAAGAAGGCAGAGCCCAGCTTGGAGGCCTGAAAAATTTTGAGGAGCGTCTGAAGGAAATTGAGAGGATTTATGTTGTGGCATGCGGCACCGCAAGGCATGCAGGGCTTATTGCAGAGCTGATGTTTGAAGAATATGCTGGCATTACGACCAAGGTGGATGTTTCTTCCGAGTTCAGGTACCGCAAGTCGACTATAGACCGAAAGTCCGCTATGCTTGCAATCTCCCAGTCGGGAGAAACTGCGGATACGCTTGCTGCAATAAGGGATGCAAAGGCAAAGGGGATTCTGACACTAGGCATTACAAATGTAATTGATTCGACCCAGGCAAGGGAAACCGATGCAGGGCTCTACACTCATGCCGGGCCCGAGATAAGCGTCGCTTCCACAAAGGCCTTTACGACGCAGCTGGCGGTTCTTTCACTGATGACCCTTTACCTTGGGAGGCAGAGGGGGCTTTCACGTGAAGATGGGAGGAAAATTACCCTGGAACTGGAGAAGATTCCGCAGCTTGTGCAGCAAACAATCAACAATTGCTCTTCTATGAGGGTACTTGCAGAGAAATACAAGGGCTTTGAGAATTATCTCTATCTTGGCAGGAAATATAGCTATCCAGTTGCAAGGGAAGGCGCCCACAAGATTAAGGAAACAGCATATGTGCATGCCGAGGGATGCCGGGGCGGAGAACCAAAGCACTGCGAGTTGGCTCTTGTGTCCGAAAAGTTTCCCTGTGTCTGCGTTGTCCCAAGCGACAGCGTGTATCGGAAGATGATTTCCAATATGGAGGAAGTAAAGGCCAGAAAGGGAAGGATTCTTGCCATAGCGACGGAAGGAAACAATGAAATAAAGACTATCGCTGATGATGTCCTATATATACCAAAGACAATTGAGATGCTGACCCCCATCCTTAGCACGATTCCCCTGCAGCTATTTTCATATTATGCCGGGGTCGCGCGGGGCTGCGAGATAGATAAGCCCAAAAATCTGGCAAAGTCAGTGACTGTAGAATGA